The proteins below are encoded in one region of Pristis pectinata isolate sPriPec2 chromosome 37, sPriPec2.1.pri, whole genome shotgun sequence:
- the LOC127586707 gene encoding LOW QUALITY PROTEIN: lysophosphatidic acid receptor 6-like (The sequence of the model RefSeq protein was modified relative to this genomic sequence to represent the inferred CDS: deleted 5 bases in 4 codons): MGPEPTATEGSWAEEVPSTPWSLLGLSTTDSGNLSAATNSTQDCPVSADFQYIMFPVVYSVVFVLGTAANSAALWYFLRAKEDFSPSDVFMVNLACDRPVFALTLPFRVVYHALDNDWIFGEWGCKITGSLFFPTMYGSTLFLTCICVDRYIAGGVPSALTAAAPAPLPALISTLIWLLLAGCLLYLTLKGPLTSKFPDGRTACLENFSSRSWSGRISGISFAAAILGFFLPLLVITVCYPLIARRLLEPGAAPLGACRKRRALRTVLLVLAVFLICFVPYHVIQLLHTLRRIQLWSSCHLIRFTYSARRVTMALTSINSCLDPLIYSLGRHSFSLRALCPRRGQRLGTSLQSRGKGTEAGLELGPGVTNNPGWPPDRARQCTG; encoded by the exons ATGGGACCAGAGCCCACGGCCACAGAGGGGTCCTGGGCCGAGGAAGTGCCATCCACCCCGTGGTCCCTCCTGGGTCTCAGCACCACGGATAGCGGGAACCTCTCAGCCGCCACCAACAGCACCCAGGACTGCCCGGTGAGCGCCGACTTCCAGTACATCATGTTCCCCGTAGTTTACAGTGTCGTCTTCGTGCTGGGCACGGCCGCCAACTCC GCCGCTCTCTGGTACTTCCTGCGGGCCAAGGAGGACTTCTCGCCCTCGGATGTCTTCATGGTCAACCTGGCCTGTGATAGACCTGTCTTTGCGCTGACCCTGCCCTTCAGGGTGGTCTACCACGCCCTGGACAATGACTGGATCTTCGGCGAGTGGGGTTGCAAAATCACGGGCTCGCTCTTCTTC CCAACCATGTACGGCAGCACTCTCTTCCTCACCTGCATCTGCGTGGACCGCTACATCGCCGGTGGCGTACCCTCTGCGCTCACTGCAGCTGCGCCAGCCCCGCTACCGGCGCTGATCTCCACTCTCATCTGGCTGCTGCTCGCCGGCTGTCTCCTGTATCTCACCCTCAAGGGGCCGCTGACCAGCAAGTTCCCCGACGGCCGGACGGCCTGCCTGGAGAACTTCTCTTCCAGGTCCTGGAGCGGGCGAATCTCCGGCATCAGCTTTGCGGCGGCCATCCTCGGCTTCTTCCTGCCCTTGCTGGTGATCACCGTGTGTTACCCGCTGATCGCCCGCCGGCTGCTGGAGCCGGGCGCCGCCCCGCTCGGTGCATGCCGT AAGAGGAGAGCCCTGCGCACCGTCCTCTTGGTT CTTGCCGTCTTCCTCATCTGCTTCGTGCCCTACCACGTGATCCAGCTGTTACACACCCTCCGCCGCATCCAGCTGTGGTCCAGCTGCCACCTCATCCGCTTCACCTACTCGGCGCGCCGGGTCACCATGGCCCTGACCAGCATCAACAGCTGCCTGGACCCGCTCATCTACTCGCTGGGGCGCCACTCCTTCAGCCTCCGGGCGCTGTGCCCCAGGAGGGGCCAGCGGCTCGGCACCAGCCTCCAGAGCAGGGGCAAGGGGACAGAGGCGGGGCTGGAGCTGGGGCCGGGGGTCACTAACAACCCGGGCTGGCCCCCGGACCGGGCTCGTCAGTGCACAGGGTGA